In Vibrio tritonius, the following are encoded in one genomic region:
- the prmC gene encoding peptide chain release factor N(5)-glutamine methyltransferase, which produces MSQTLDAALKAAISQLEASGSDSPSLDAAVLLCHTLDKPRSYLLTWPDKLLNQDQLTQFNQLIERRVQGEPVAYIIGEREFWSLPLKVSPSTLIPRPDTERLVEVALEKAGEQGAILDLGTGTGAIALALASELPHREVVGIDLQPQAQQLATSNAERLNITNVTFLHGSWFEPLQSGTKFALIVSNPPYIEKNDPHLTQGDVRFEPLTALVAEDNGLADIKYISQEARAFLTDQGWLAFEHGYDQGEAVRSIMINLGYHQVATVQDYAGQDRVTLGQFQQ; this is translated from the coding sequence ATGTCACAGACTTTAGATGCCGCCTTAAAGGCGGCAATTTCACAGCTAGAGGCAAGTGGCAGTGATTCGCCGTCGCTCGATGCGGCGGTACTGCTTTGCCATACCTTAGATAAACCTCGTTCTTACTTACTCACTTGGCCCGACAAGCTTCTTAATCAAGATCAGTTAACTCAATTTAACCAGTTGATTGAACGTCGAGTTCAAGGTGAGCCTGTCGCCTATATTATTGGTGAGCGCGAATTTTGGTCATTACCTCTAAAAGTCTCTCCTTCTACTTTGATTCCCCGTCCGGATACTGAACGCTTGGTGGAAGTCGCTTTAGAAAAAGCGGGCGAGCAAGGCGCCATTCTTGATTTAGGTACGGGGACGGGGGCGATTGCGCTGGCTTTAGCCTCCGAGTTGCCACATCGAGAGGTGGTGGGGATTGATCTACAACCGCAAGCTCAGCAACTTGCCACCAGTAATGCAGAGCGGCTAAACATTACCAATGTCACCTTTTTGCACGGTAGTTGGTTTGAACCATTACAAAGCGGTACGAAGTTTGCTTTGATAGTATCGAATCCACCGTACATTGAAAAAAATGACCCTCATTTGACGCAGGGCGATGTTCGATTTGAACCGTTAACTGCTCTTGTGGCAGAAGATAATGGTCTTGCTGATATTAAATACATTAGCCAAGAGGCTCGGGCATTTTTGACCGACCAAGGCTGGTTGGCATTTGAGCATGGTTATGATCAAGGTGAGGCGGTGCGTAGCATTATGATTAATTTGGGGTATCACCAAGTGGCTACAGTACAGGATTATGCCGGACAAGATCGTGTCACTTTAGGTCAGTTTCAACAATAG
- a CDS encoding SirB2 family protein: MYVFLKNLHLLTIGISVFLLSIRYVLMMMDSPKLQNKFLKIFPHVNDTALLLTGIALIYITGFVPWSPAVPWMMSKLTCVIAYIALGFFALKIGRNKMLRTFAFFGALGWLAMAGKIAVTKLPMFFS; encoded by the coding sequence ATGTACGTTTTTCTCAAAAATTTACATCTATTAACCATAGGCATCAGTGTGTTCTTACTGAGTATTCGTTATGTGTTAATGATGATGGATTCCCCAAAATTACAGAACAAATTCTTAAAAATTTTTCCTCATGTTAACGATACGGCGTTATTACTGACAGGTATCGCACTGATTTATATCACAGGTTTTGTACCATGGTCGCCTGCAGTACCGTGGATGATGAGTAAACTAACGTGTGTGATTGCGTATATTGCATTGGGCTTTTTCGCGCTCAAGATTGGCCGCAATAAAATGTTACGCACATTCGCGTTTTTTGGGGCACTGGGTTGGTTAGCCATGGCAGGGAAGATTGCGGTGACTAAACTACCGATGTTTTTTAGCTAA
- a CDS encoding SirB1 family protein, which translates to MLNLSDDDFDAMELVEGALALNKAINSDTRVEWANGELARLLAEAQQRLKDADGLTDPQRLEAFLHLFYVEWGFEGDRDAYFDSNNAFIDKVLERRKGVPVSLGALLLYFGSKLGFTLKGINFPTQFLVQVDWPDEAAKYINPFSGEYVSHHTLQAWLIGHKGPLSKLKAEHLQEADHPTIIGRWLALLKSALLREERYTLALRCTDLALTFVPDDPYEIRDRGFIYQQLDCHQVAISDYQYFIEHCPDDPAAELLKTQVSALSHSHVTVH; encoded by the coding sequence ATGTTAAATTTATCCGACGATGACTTTGACGCAATGGAGCTAGTTGAGGGGGCTCTTGCGCTCAACAAAGCCATTAATTCTGACACGCGAGTTGAGTGGGCGAATGGAGAATTGGCTCGCCTACTGGCAGAAGCGCAGCAGCGTCTTAAAGATGCGGATGGGCTGACAGATCCTCAACGTTTAGAAGCTTTTTTGCATCTATTTTATGTCGAATGGGGTTTTGAGGGCGATCGTGACGCGTATTTTGACTCCAATAATGCCTTTATTGACAAGGTATTGGAAAGGCGCAAAGGGGTTCCTGTGAGTTTAGGCGCTTTGTTGCTTTACTTCGGCTCCAAGCTTGGCTTTACGCTGAAAGGCATTAATTTCCCCACTCAGTTTTTGGTTCAGGTAGATTGGCCTGACGAAGCGGCAAAATACATCAACCCATTTTCCGGTGAATACGTTTCTCATCACACCTTGCAAGCTTGGTTAATTGGTCATAAAGGCCCTTTAAGCAAGTTGAAAGCAGAACATCTTCAAGAAGCGGATCATCCAACGATTATTGGCCGCTGGTTAGCGCTACTAAAAAGTGCTTTATTGCGTGAAGAGCGATATACCTTGGCGTTGCGCTGTACCGACTTGGCGTTAACCTTTGTTCCTGATGATCCTTATGAAATTCGTGATCGCGGATTTATCTATCAACAGTTAGACTGTCATCAGGTGGCTATTTCCGACTATCAATATTTTATTGAGCATTGTCCGGATGATCCCGCAGCAGAATTGTTAAAAACTCAAGTCAGTGCCCTAAGTCACTCCCATGTGACGGTGCACTAA
- the kdsA gene encoding 3-deoxy-8-phosphooctulonate synthase, whose product MEQKIVHVGDIPVANDKPFTLFAGMNVLESRDLAMQICEHYVKVTEKLGIPYVFKASFDKANRSSVHSYRGPGLEEGMKIFQELKDTFGVKIITDVHNEAQAQPVADVVDVIQLPAFLARQTDLVEAMAKTGAVINVKKPQFMSPGQVGNIVEKFAECGNDKIILCERGACHGYDNLVVDMLGFGVMKKASNGSPIIFDVTHSLQMRDPSGAASGGRRQQTVELAKAGLATGIAGLFIEAHPNPDQARCDGPSALPLDKLEPFLAQMKALDDLVKSFTEIDIR is encoded by the coding sequence ATGGAACAAAAAATTGTTCATGTAGGCGATATTCCTGTTGCTAACGACAAACCATTTACCTTATTTGCCGGTATGAACGTATTGGAATCACGTGATTTAGCGATGCAGATCTGTGAACACTATGTAAAAGTGACAGAGAAGCTAGGTATTCCTTACGTATTTAAGGCGTCTTTCGACAAAGCAAACCGCAGTTCTGTTCACTCTTACCGTGGTCCTGGTTTAGAAGAAGGGATGAAGATTTTCCAAGAGCTGAAAGATACTTTCGGTGTGAAAATCATCACTGACGTACATAACGAAGCTCAAGCGCAACCAGTGGCTGATGTCGTAGACGTTATCCAACTTCCTGCTTTCCTTGCTCGTCAAACTGACCTTGTTGAAGCAATGGCAAAAACAGGTGCGGTAATCAACGTGAAGAAACCTCAATTTATGAGTCCTGGTCAAGTAGGCAACATTGTTGAGAAGTTTGCTGAATGCGGTAATGACAAGATTATCCTATGTGAACGTGGTGCTTGCCACGGTTACGATAATTTAGTTGTGGATATGCTAGGTTTTGGCGTAATGAAAAAAGCGTCTAATGGCAGCCCAATCATCTTTGATGTGACTCACTCATTGCAAATGCGCGATCCATCTGGTGCAGCATCTGGTGGTCGTCGCCAACAAACAGTTGAATTGGCAAAGGCAGGTCTTGCGACCGGTATTGCTGGTCTGTTCATTGAAGCGCACCCAAATCCAGATCAAGCACGTTGTGATGGTCCATCTGCGTTACCACTCGATAAACTAGAACCATTCTTAGCGCAAATGAAAGCGCTGGATGATTTAGTTAAAAGCTTTACTGAAATCGATATTCGCTAA
- the ushA gene encoding bifunctional UDP-sugar hydrolase/5'-nucleotidase UshA, translating into MKHGVILKTALSAAIMTVLAGCASQPAHEWQQDKTYKLTILHTNDHHGRFWQNQYGEYGMAARKTLVEQIRNDVAKQGGSVLLFSGGDINTGVPESDLQDAEPDFKGMNKIGYDAMAIGNHEFDNPLKVLLKQKNWAHFPLLSANIYDKKTGKRLFQPYQIFDEQGVKIAVIGLTTEDTAKIGNPEYISGFDFRDPKVEAKKVIDELKKTEHPDLIFAVTHMGHYQNGQYGINAPGDVSLARYLPKGDLDMIVGGHSQDPVCMEGPNVMKKNFQPGDACKPDYQNGTYIVQAHEWGKYVGRADYEFRNGELRMVSYNLIPVNMKKKVMVNGQSEKVYATHQIAEDKAMLDFLRPYQDKGQAQLNVKIAKINDKLEGDRNVVRFHQTNLGRLIATAHMQRAKADFAIMNSGGVRDSIDKGDVTYKDVLKVQPFGNIITYIDMKGKEVKEYLDTVATKPVDSGAYPQFAGISMTVGKTSVSNVKVGGKALDMNKTYRFTVPSFNAAGGDGYPKLTDRTGFVTTGFVDAEVLKQFLEENSPLDVNQFAPKGEIVYKL; encoded by the coding sequence ATGAAACACGGTGTGATTTTAAAAACAGCATTAAGCGCCGCTATTATGACGGTACTGGCGGGATGTGCCAGTCAACCAGCACATGAGTGGCAACAAGACAAAACCTACAAATTGACCATCCTACATACCAACGATCACCATGGTCGTTTTTGGCAAAACCAATATGGTGAGTATGGTATGGCCGCGCGTAAGACGTTAGTCGAGCAAATCCGCAACGACGTGGCGAAACAGGGTGGCAGTGTCTTATTGTTCTCAGGTGGTGATATTAACACCGGTGTACCAGAGTCGGACTTACAAGATGCAGAACCCGATTTTAAAGGGATGAACAAAATTGGTTACGATGCGATGGCGATCGGTAACCATGAGTTTGATAACCCTCTAAAAGTGCTGTTGAAGCAAAAAAACTGGGCACATTTCCCGCTGCTCTCTGCCAATATTTATGACAAGAAAACCGGTAAACGCCTCTTCCAGCCATATCAAATCTTCGATGAGCAAGGGGTAAAAATTGCCGTTATCGGTTTAACTACGGAAGATACCGCCAAAATCGGTAACCCTGAATACATCAGTGGCTTTGATTTCCGCGACCCTAAAGTTGAAGCGAAGAAAGTGATTGATGAGCTGAAAAAGACCGAACATCCTGATTTGATCTTCGCTGTGACTCATATGGGTCATTATCAGAATGGTCAATATGGTATTAACGCCCCAGGTGATGTATCGCTGGCTCGTTACCTACCTAAAGGTGACCTTGATATGATCGTTGGTGGTCACTCACAGGACCCTGTCTGTATGGAAGGCCCTAACGTGATGAAGAAAAACTTCCAACCAGGCGATGCGTGCAAACCGGATTACCAAAACGGCACATATATTGTGCAAGCTCATGAATGGGGTAAATACGTAGGTCGTGCTGATTACGAATTCCGCAATGGCGAATTGCGTATGGTGAGCTATAACCTGATTCCAGTAAACATGAAGAAAAAAGTCATGGTGAATGGTCAATCAGAGAAAGTGTATGCAACGCACCAAATCGCAGAAGATAAAGCGATGCTGGATTTCTTGCGTCCATATCAAGACAAAGGCCAAGCGCAGCTTAACGTGAAAATCGCCAAGATTAACGACAAGTTGGAAGGTGATCGTAATGTGGTACGTTTCCATCAAACCAACTTGGGCCGTTTGATTGCCACTGCACATATGCAGCGCGCGAAAGCGGATTTCGCCATTATGAACTCAGGTGGAGTACGTGATTCCATCGATAAAGGCGATGTGACCTACAAAGATGTACTTAAAGTTCAACCGTTTGGCAATATCATTACTTACATCGATATGAAGGGTAAAGAGGTTAAAGAGTACTTAGATACGGTTGCTACTAAGCCAGTTGATTCCGGTGCTTACCCACAATTTGCGGGGATTAGTATGACCGTGGGTAAAACATCCGTGTCTAACGTTAAGGTTGGCGGTAAAGCTTTGGATATGAATAAGACTTATCGCTTTACCGTACCAAGCTTTAATGCGGCGGGTGGTGATGGCTATCCTAAGCTCACCGACCGTACTGGTTTTGTGACGACTGGGTTTGTTGATGCTGAAGTGCTCAAACAGTTCTTAGAAGAAAATAGCCCATTGGATGTGAATCAATTCGCCCCTAAAGGCGAAATTGTCTACAAACTTTAA
- the ybaK gene encoding Cys-tRNA(Pro) deacylase — protein MTPAINLAKKKKVPHTIHSYEHDPSAASYGEEAAELLGQDPATVFKTLLFCLNGEEKNLAVAVIPVDHRLNLKLAAKAAKGKKADMANPEIAQKTTGYVVGGISPLGQKKALPTFIHESALNLPTMCVSAGKRGLEIELAPKDLATLTRAQFVNLCVD, from the coding sequence ATGACCCCAGCCATCAATTTAGCAAAAAAGAAAAAAGTCCCACACACCATTCACTCCTACGAACATGATCCTAGCGCTGCCAGTTATGGCGAAGAGGCGGCCGAGCTGTTGGGGCAAGACCCTGCGACCGTATTTAAGACATTGCTGTTTTGTCTTAATGGTGAGGAGAAGAATTTGGCGGTCGCCGTGATTCCTGTTGACCACCGCTTGAATCTAAAATTGGCAGCCAAGGCGGCAAAAGGCAAAAAAGCGGATATGGCTAACCCTGAGATTGCCCAGAAAACGACGGGTTATGTCGTTGGTGGAATCAGTCCTTTAGGACAGAAAAAAGCATTACCGACGTTTATCCATGAAAGCGCGTTAAATTTACCCACCATGTGCGTTAGCGCTGGTAAACGAGGTTTAGAAATTGAGTTGGCCCCCAAAGATTTAGCGACGTTGACTCGTGCTCAATTTGTGAACCTTTGTGTCGATTAA
- a CDS encoding uracil-xanthine permease family protein, whose amino-acid sequence MKNAILGAQMLFVAFGALVLVPLLTGLDPNVALFGAGIGTLLFQLITRRSVPIFLASSFAFIAPIMYGTKTFGIAATMGGLMVAGLIYVILGAIIKVKGVNFIHRLLPPVVVGPVIMVIGLGLAPTAVNMAIGKTGDGSAQLVNGDIAVWISLASLLTTIVINVFAKGFFKLIPICGGIVVGYTLSLFFGVVDFTPVHNAAWFALPNFTFPEFNINAILFMIPVAIAPAVEHVGDIIAISNVTGKDYLKKPGLHRTITGDGVATMAATFLGAPPNTTYSEVTGAVTLTKAFNPVIMTWAAVTAIILALVGKLGALLQTIPVPVMGGIMMLLFGSIATVGLNALIKHNVDLHKSRNLVIVAVTLVFGIGGMAFGIGDFSLQGVSLCGIVAILLNLLLPQDLGENHIVDKADVDNE is encoded by the coding sequence ATGAAAAACGCCATTTTGGGCGCGCAAATGCTCTTTGTCGCATTTGGTGCGCTGGTTCTTGTCCCTCTCCTTACGGGGCTCGATCCTAACGTCGCTCTTTTCGGTGCAGGTATCGGCACCCTACTTTTCCAACTTATTACCCGCCGCTCTGTTCCTATCTTCCTCGCCTCTTCCTTCGCTTTTATTGCTCCTATTATGTATGGCACCAAAACCTTTGGTATCGCTGCTACTATGGGTGGACTCATGGTTGCAGGTCTTATTTACGTCATTTTAGGTGCCATAATAAAAGTAAAAGGGGTTAATTTTATTCACAGGCTATTGCCTCCCGTTGTGGTTGGCCCCGTGATTATGGTGATTGGTTTAGGACTTGCTCCAACCGCAGTCAATATGGCAATCGGCAAAACAGGTGATGGCAGTGCGCAGTTGGTTAATGGGGATATTGCAGTTTGGATCTCTCTTGCCTCGCTACTAACAACCATTGTGATCAATGTGTTCGCTAAAGGCTTTTTTAAACTGATTCCTATCTGTGGCGGGATCGTCGTAGGTTATACCCTATCGCTCTTTTTTGGCGTGGTCGATTTTACACCAGTGCATAATGCCGCATGGTTTGCATTACCAAACTTCACTTTCCCTGAATTCAATATCAACGCGATATTGTTCATGATTCCAGTCGCCATTGCACCAGCGGTTGAACACGTAGGAGACATCATTGCTATCTCTAACGTCACAGGTAAAGATTATCTGAAGAAACCAGGGTTACATCGTACCATCACTGGTGACGGGGTCGCGACAATGGCGGCAACCTTCCTAGGTGCGCCACCAAACACTACCTACAGTGAAGTGACTGGTGCTGTTACATTAACTAAAGCTTTTAACCCAGTGATCATGACTTGGGCTGCAGTAACCGCGATCATTTTAGCCTTAGTTGGAAAACTCGGAGCCCTACTGCAAACCATTCCGGTTCCAGTAATGGGTGGCATTATGATGCTCCTGTTTGGGTCGATTGCAACGGTCGGTTTGAATGCGTTAATCAAACACAACGTAGATTTGCACAAATCGCGTAACCTCGTGATTGTTGCCGTTACACTAGTGTTTGGTATCGGTGGCATGGCCTTTGGTATCGGCGACTTTAGCCTACAAGGTGTCAGCCTTTGTGGTATTGTTGCGATTCTATTGAACTTACTTCTGCCGCAAGATCTCGGCGAAAATCACATCGTAGATAAAGCAGACGTTGATAACGAATAG